The following are from one region of the Corylus avellana chromosome ca1, CavTom2PMs-1.0 genome:
- the LOC132171138 gene encoding putative disease resistance protein RGA4, with product MAEGVLFKIAEGMIGSLGSLAFQEIKLLWGDKDELSKLMSTVSTIKAVLLDAVLLDAEEQQPGNHAVGEWLIKLNDAIYDADDLFDDLSTEALLREKELRIRMFFSKSNQLVYDLKMGHKIKAIRETERESVIGTRKAIIERLMESNSGENVSILPIVGIGGLGKTALAQLIFGDEKIEKHFQLKMWGLDEVASWSLFKHMAFEKGQEPENSSIVTIGKEIVEKNDIKKLPESITGLQNLQMQRLSFCFSLEELLRDISKLVNLRHLEIDECKALTYAM from the exons atggcAGAAGGGGTTCTCTTCAAGATTGCTGAGGGAATGATTGGGAGTTTGGGCTCCTTGGCTTTCCAAGAGATCAAACTCTTGTGGGGTGACAAAGATGAGCTGAGCAAGCTCATGAGCACGGTTTCAACAATCAAAGCTGTGCTCTTGGATGCGGTGCTCTTGGATGCGGAGGAGCAGCAGCCTGGAAACCACGCTGTTGGAGAATGGCTCATCAAACTAAATGATGCCATTTATGATGCAGATGACTTGTTCGATGATTTGTCTACTGAAGCCCTGTTGCGAGAGAAAGAGCTACGCATACGCATGTTCTTTTCCAAATCAAACCAGCTTGTCTATGACCTTAAAATGGGCCATAAGATTAAGGCGATtagagagactgagagag AGAGTGTGATAGGAACTAGGAAGGCAATTATAGAACGTCTAATGGAGTCCAACTCTGGAGAGAATGTTTCAATCCTTCCGATTGTTGGTATTGGTGGATTAGGAAAGACTGCACTAGCTCAACTCATATTCGGCgatgagaaaattgaaaagcattTTCAGCTAAAGATGTGG GGTTTAGATGAAGTCGCGTCGTGGTCATTGTTTAAGCACATGGCATTTGAGAAAGGCCAAGAGCCGGAGAATTCCAGCATTGTGACAATTGGAAAGGAGATTGTAGAAAA AAATGATATCAAGAAGTTGCCCGAGTCTATAACCGGGTTGCAAAATTTGCAAATGCAAAGGCTATCCTTCTGTTTCAGTCTTGAAGAATTGCTGAGAGATATTAGCAAATTAGTCAACCTCAGGCATCTTGAGATTGATGAGTGTAAAGCTTTGACTTATGCCATGTAG